The genomic interval TGAGACTTCTCCGCATGAGATTTTGTTAACTCTTGACGCTAATAACGGCCAGAATGCTCACCGTCAGGCAAAAGAATTCAACGAAATGGTTGGCGTAACAGGGATAGTTCTGGCTAAATTAGACGGAACCGCGAAAGGAGGTATAGTTCTGTCCATAAACAATGAACTTGACATACCTGTAAAGTATATTGGTGTCGGTGAGGATTTGGAAGATTTGGAACCTTTTGAACCTGAGGCATTTGCCTCTTCGTTATTTTACGCAGGAGAATATGACTAAAAACGTAAAGATAGTAACTCTCGGCTGTCCGAAGAACGAAGTGGATTCCGAAGTTATGGGTAACGGTATTCAGAGAGCCGGATTCAACATTGTGGAAAATGCGGAAGAAGCGGACGTAATCATCATAAATACGTGCGGGTTTATCGAAGAAGCGAGAGAGAATTCGATTGAAGCAATACTTGATGCGGCAGACATAAAGAAAAACGGGCATGCGTCTGAACTCCTTGTCGCCGGATGTATGTCGCAGCGTTATGAATCCGAATTGAGAAAAGAGTTACCGGAGGTAGACGCTTTTTTCGGAGTAGAAGATTTCCGGAATATATTGACTCATTTAGGAGGTACCGAGGCTGCTCACTTTGCCCGTCCCGGCAGGAGGCTCCTGAACGAGACGAAATACTACGCATATCTCAAGATTGCCGAGGGATGCGATAACGAGTGCAGTTTCTGCGCCATACCCTCAATGCGGGGGTTACAAAAGAGCAGGAGCGTCGAATCACTCGTCGAAGAAACTGAAAAATTATTGTCAAAGGGGGTTAAAGAGATAATTCTTATCTCACAGGACCTCACTACTTACGGATGGGACTTAAAATCAAATGGAGACGGGAACGTAAGGATACATGATCTCGTTCGTGAAATATCCGGTGTCAAAGGCGTGGGATGGGTGAGGCTAATGTACGTTCATCCGGCTCACCTGACAAAGGAACTTCGAAATGTTATTAAAGAAGAGGAGAAGGTGTGCAATTATATCGATATGCCGATACAGCACATAGCCGATCGAATACTTAAATCTATGAAACGGGGCAGTGATGGAAATACCATTAAACGGTTAATTGAAGATCTGCGTAATAGGGATGATGAAGTAGCGCTGAGGACTTCACTGATAGTGGGATATCCGGGAGAGACTGATGAGGAGTTTCAGCAACTTTATGACTTTGTTTCAGAAACAGAATTTGACAGACTTGGAGTATTCACGTATTCTCATGAAGAAAATACAACTGCGGGATTCATGCAGGATGACGTGCCAAAGGCGGTTAAAATAGAGAGAATGGACGGCATAATGCTGCTCCAGCAGGAAATATCGCAAAGAAAAAATAGAATGATGTTGAACGGAACGTTCAATGTGTTGATAGATGAGTATAAAAACAAGAGTGGAGTTTCAATCGGAAGAACGTTTAAAGACGCACCGGAGATTGACAATATTGTGGTGGTTGATGAGAAGATAGACCCGGGCAGATTTGTCGATGTGCAAATCACCTCTACAGATGTTTATGAAGTAAGAGGAGTCCTGGCTTAAAGAGATTCGACGTATCTGATTAAACTCTTTATTTCGATCTAAGCAAGTCTTATGGCAGTGGATAAAAGAGCATCGAGCAACAGACTAACAACGTGGAGATTGTTGACGAACTCTCTTGTCTTACTGGTTACATTTTCCGCTCATATTCAATTCTCGTTTGCGCAGGAGACAGCTAACGAAAGATTCATAATATCACTCGATTCCGATCCGAATGCGAGAAATTATGAAGATTACTACGTCCAAAATCGTACTGACTTGGATGTTGCCGGGATAACGGTATTGCGAGCAATGAGAGAAAAATCTACTCTGAGTCAGGTAAAGTGGATTCAAAAACTTAACGATATGGTGCAGGATGGAAAGATAACCGACTTTCAACCGCTCTGGTTGATAGACGCAATAATTGTTACGGCGGATGACAGCATGATGGCATTATTTGAATCAGATAAAAATATAAAACACGTTTACGATGATATAGCGCTGACTAATCAGAGGACTGAACCGGTTCCGGTCGATACTTCCGTTTTTCACAAATTAAGGAACGTGATATCCGATCTGAAAGCAGCAAGCAGTAAAAAACCCTTAAATAACGGAGATGAAAGAAGGATAGCTCTCATAGGAGGCTATCTTCCGGAATTCTATCCCTACGGTCCGGAAGATTTAAGAACAAGGGAAACAGAAGAAAAATTCCTAATAGAAGAGGAGGCCGGTAACTGGGATTGGCTTGCCGTTTCGGCAGCGGGATGGTCAGATAGCTGGGATGATCGGGGTATAGCGTCAAGTTCCTCATTCGAGTACATTCCAATATTCAATGACGGCTATACCGTGAATCTTTCTGACATGCTCCTGATATTAGACGATTTAATGGATATCGCCGATGGAAAAAAGAAACCTGATGTGATAGGATTAACCTGGAAAGTCATGTTCGGGGTGGAATACGAACTTTTATGGGAAGCCATAAGAGCGATCGAATATTCCCAAACACCGGTTGTGATGATTTATCCTGAGAGTTCACCGGCGCCGGTGAACGAATTACCGGGATTGTTTGTGCAGGGGTACACCGATCAACCCCGGTTATCCGAATACGTTTTGGATATGCCGCAATTACTACAGACTCCGGACGGTTCGGTCTACTTCACCGAGCTGGTCTCTCTTGGATATGCAGTGGGGGCGTTAGCACTTTTAAGGAATTCCAATAACCGCTCTATAATAAAAAATCGTTATAATGCGTTGCGTTATGGAGCAGGATACAGGGAGGATTCTGCATTTGATCTTGACGTCGTTGTCTCCGCCCTTAATCTCGGTATCACTTCGGTTGAAGGTGCCTTAACACAAGCGGGAAGCAGAACACCTATACCGGGAGTACTTGTTGAAGTCGTTACGCTCAAGGAATCGAAATCTGGGAAAACGGATGAGCGGGGCCTCTATGAGATAAATATTGTTTCCGATGACGTTGTAATAAAAATCAATGATACAAAATTTTATCCGGATTCCCTGGTTACGAGTTTCCGGGGGAAAAACAGATACACGGCTGATTTTTCTTTAGTACCTAAAAAAAGGGTGATCGTTTCCGGGTCTATGGTCGATGACAACGATTTACCGGTACAGGGGATTATACAATACTTCATGGAGGATGAAAAATTCACGGAAGCAGACGTTGATGAGAAGGGCAGGTTCGAAGTAGAGTTAGTCCCGGGTAATTTCAATCTGAGAATTATACCCGAGTTTCCGTATGCGGTCGGCAGGTCGAAATACTGGGTCATAGACGGTCTCATGCCGCCTCAGAAGATCATGGTGAAAAAGGCGGACGTTGGCCTGATTTCACTCGATGGCAGTGATGAACTCTTAACATACTTTGCCTCTCCGCTTGACAGTCTGGAATTAACATATTCATTCAGCATTTGGGAGAACGACATTGATAAATACCAGACGCTGAATAATCTTGTTTATAAAACTGTGATAATATATACAGGGAGCGCAACACCGTTAACGTCTGTAACTTCGTTGTTGGAGGCGTTGAACGACTTCATAAATCAGGGTGGGCATGTTCTGTATTCGGGACAAAGGATTATGGAGTTTCTGAGTATGTACGAACCGTTCAAAGGTGACGGACTTGCACATGCGGGGAACAGGAACGAACTTCTGTTATATAACGCGAAATATACAGGATTACCCGTTTACACATCACTTTCCGGCGCCGGAAGTGCGGACAACCAAACAGATCCTGATGCGATTACCGTACCAACAGAAAACACTCCTTTTATATACTATGACGCACAGCAAAAGATAATTGCCGGAACCATTATACACCGAAACAGAGGAGGTGGCTACGTCATCCTTGGATTCGGACTTGAATCGGTGCACAAGCCTCATGGCAGCTCCTCTTTCACAAGCGGAATGGAGATGTTTGACTACTTGTTTAAAAAATTATGGATTGATTCCGAGCGAGGTATCCTCATCACAAGATTCGATTTTCCCATAACTGAAAATCATAATACTATCAGGTTACTGCAAAGCTCGCCGAACCGATATAAAGGTGAAGTAACGATCAAATTTTTTATTCCGCAACCCGCATCTGTAAAATTGGAGCTGTATGACCTGGGTGGAATCTTGGTAGGAAGTATAATGGAGGATGAGAGAGACTTGGGCGGATATTCGGTAACCTGGCAGCCGGCGAGAACCGGGCTGAATATGAATTCAGGTATGTATATCTTAGCGCTCCGGGTTCAGGGTACAACAGGAATCGAGCATTTACTTCTGAGTAAATTAGTATGGTTATAGTTTGTATACGCACTCAGAATAAAATAAAGCATCAAAATATTATGACAATATTACTTGATAATTATCAATAGTCCACCTAACTTTTAGGGTTATAACTGGGGAACATATGTCATAATGGCACTGTTTGAAATAGAATCGAATTTTAACCCGAGCGGTGATCAACCCAACGCGATAAAGGAACTAACATCCGCTCTCAAGTCGGGAAATGCCCACAACACCCTTCTCGGCGTCACCGGAAGCGGAAAAACCTTTTCAATGGCACATGTGATTAAAAATTTAGGGCTTCCCACGCTGGTCATCTCACATAACAAAACTCTTGCCGCACAGCTCTTCGGAGAATTCAAATCGCTATTCCCGAAAAATGCTGTTGAATTCTTTATATCATATTACGACTATTACCAACCGGAAGCGTATCTACCCGTTACTGACACTTTTATCGAAAAAGATTCTTCGGTAAATGAAGAGATAGACAAGCTTCGGCTTCGGACGACAAGCGCATTGATGGAGCGAAAGGATGTGATCGTAGTCTCTTCAGTTTCATGTATATACGGAATCGGGTCGCCAAAGGACTTCAGTGATATGTGCGTCATTCTGAACAAAGGCGAAGAAATTGATCGTCGCAAGGTTCTGATGAGTTTGGTAAATATCCACTACTTGAGAAATGACGCGGTGCTCGAAAGGGGCAACTTCAGGGTCAGAGGGGACGTGATAGAGGTATTTCCCGCTTACGATGATCATCCTGTCAGAATCGAGTTGTTTGGAGACGAGATCGAAAACATCTCCACGATCGACGCGCTGACGGGTGAAATATTGAATGAAAAGGATAGAACGGTGGTCTATCCCGCTAAACACTTTGTAACACCCGAGGAGAAAATGAAAGCCGCTATCGTCGAAATTGAAGAAGAGCTTTCACTCCGGCTTGAAGAGCTCAGAGCAGAAAATAAGCTGGTTGAAGAGCAAAGACTTGAGCAGAGGACGCGGTATGATATTGAGATGATCCAGGAGTTGGGATATTGCTCCGGTATTGAAAATTACTCAAGAATTATAGCCGGCAGAAAACCGGGTGCTCCGCCGGAAACTCTATTGGATTATTTTCCTGATGATTTTCTGGTGATGGTCGATGAGTCCCATGTAACATTACCTCAGGTCAGAGGTATGTTCAATGGGGACAGGGCTCGAAAGGAAGTGCTCGTCGATTATGGGTTCAGGCTTCCGTCAGCATTGGACAACAGGCCTCTGAAATTTGATGAGTTTATGTCCAAGATCAAACGTTTCGTGTACGTATCCGCTACACCGGGAGAATATGAATTAGAAAAGAGCGCGGGAGTTATTATCGAGCAGTTGGTGCGTCCTACCGGTTTGCTCGATCCCGAAATTGAGGTATTACCGACTAAGGGGCAGATCGATCACCTCGTAGCGAGTATCAGAGAGAGAGTGGAATCGGGAGAAAGAGTTCTGGTTATTACCTTAACGAAAAGAATGTCGGAGGATTTGACAGATTATCTTACCGAAATAAAAATTAACGTCCGATATTTACATTCGGAAATCGGAGCGTTGGAAAGGGTAAAAATATTAAGAGATTTGCGGTTAAATAAATTTGACGTACTTGTTGGAATAAATCTTCTGCGAGAGGGTCTCGACCTTCCCGAGGTGTCTCTTGTTGCGATACTTGATGCGGATAAGGAAGGTTTTTTAAGATCGGAAGTTTCTCTGATGCAAACGGCTGGCAGGGCAGCGAGAAACGTGTCAGGCAAGGTATTGTTTTACGCCGACAGAATTACCAATTCTATGCAGAAGGTAATTGACGAAACTAATCGAAGAAGAAAAAAACAGGCGGAATTCAATAAAAAGCACGGCATCATTCCCAAAACTATAGTAAAGAGTGATGAACAAGTAATGCGTACGACCGCAGTGGCGGATTCGTATTCAGGTATTTCTAAAGAGAGAAGATTGAGCTCGATTTCGGAGAAATATTCAGATCAACTGGATAAACTCGACTTTTTGGACATACTACGAAAAGAGATGACATCGGCTGCGGAAAAATTAGATTTCGAAATCGCCGCGGAACTGAGGGATGAAATAAAAAAGATAGAAGACGAAATAGGAGCCGCTGCTTGAAGATTCTTGTAATAGGTTCCGGCGGGAGGGAACATGCGCTTGTTTGGAAGATCGCTCAAGACGATAGGGTAGAGAAAATATATTGCGCCCCCGGAAACCCCGGAATGAAAGACGTTGAACTCCTGGATATCAAGACTACCGATATTGAAAGTCTCATAACGGCTGTAAAGACTGAACATATTGATTTTACTGTTGTCGGGCCTGAACAACCGCTGGTTGACGGGATAGTCGATTCCTTTGAATCTGAGGGACTTAAGATATTCGGACCGAGTGCGGAGGCATCTCAATTGGAAGGGAGTAAGTATTTTGCAAAGAGGTTTATGGAACGATATTCTATCCCCACTTCGAATTACGCATATTTTGATAATGCTGAAGAAGCGCTCCAATATATAAATCAAGAGACAATCCCATGCGTAGTAAAAGCGAGCGGTCTTGCAGCTGGGAAAGGAGCGGTCATTTGTAATAAAATCGAAGAAGCAAAAGATTGTATTGATTCAATGATGATAAGAAAAGATTTTGGAAAATCCGGCGACATGGTCTTGATAGAGGAACTCATGATAGGCGAGGAAGCGTCGATTCTTGCCATCTCAGACGGTGAAAATTACGTTATTCTTCCGAGTTCTCAGGATCATAAGAGAGTTTATGACAACGATGAAGGCCCAAATACCGGCGGTATGGGAGCTTACTCGCCTGCTCCGGTAATATCAGAAGAGATGTTATCAGAGATTGAAAGTAAAATAATCGAACCGACCATACGGGGGATGGCGCAGGACGGCACTCCTTTCAAGGGTTTATTATATGCTGGAATTATGGTCACTTCTGACGGTCCGAAAGTTGTTGAATTCAACGTAAGGTTTGGCGACCCGGAAGCGCAGGTCGTGATACCCTTGTTAGGCAACGAATTTCTTGACCTGCTTATGGACTCCGCTTCCGGTGAAATTTCACCACCTTACTCATCGGTCGATAGATCCAAACACGCTTCATGCGTTGTTCTTGCTTCAGAGGGATATCCAGCTGAATATGAGGTGGGACATAAAATATCCGGGCTCGATGACGACCTGAACAACGACGTCGTGATATTTCATGCGGGCACTATTTTGGATAAAGAAGAGTATTACACGAATGGAGGTAGAGTACTTACAATTAGCGGTATAGGGAGCACACTTAAAGGTTCACTTGATGTTGTATACGCCACTGTCGACAGAGTTTCTTTTCAGGGTGTACATTACAGAACTGATATCGGTCAGCGAGGTCTGAAATATCAGGAAGCAGTCGCAGAATGAATATCCTCGTTACGGGCGGAGCGGGATTCATAGGGTCTCATATTGTGGATAAATATGTTGAACTCGGACATAACGTTGAGGTCATTGATGATATGTCAAAAGGAAAAGAAGTAAACAAGAGAGACGACGTTGTTTACCATGAAATGGACATCCGGTCTAAGGAAGTTTCGAGAATATTTGACAAGGGTAATTTTGACGTAATTAATCATCATGCAGCGCAAATGGATATACGGAAATCGGTGGATAACCCGGCCGAGGACGCTGATATAAACATAATCGGGAGTCTGAACCTTATCAATAATTGCGTAAGAAAAGGAGTCAAGCAGATAATATTCGCTTCCACAGGCGGAGCGATATACGGAGAACAGTCTGAATATCCTGCACCGGAAGATCATGATACCAATCCGGTATCACCTTACGGCGTTTCAAAACTATCGCTCGAAAAATACCTACACTATTTTAATGTCGAGTACGGTTTGAATTTCAACGTTCTCCGCTATTCAAATGTTTACGGTCCGCGCCAGAATCCCGATGGAGAGGCGGGGGTAATCGCCATATTTGCGTTGAAATTACTAAAAAATGAAGATGTAGTGATTAACGGTGACGGGAAACAAACCCGTGATTACACCTACATAGATGATATTGTGCGACTGAATGCAAAGGTTTTGGGCGCTGATGATAACTCAATTGTCAATGCGGGAAGAGGAGTTGAAATTGACGTCAATGAACTCTATGAGATTCTAAGCAAAAAGACCGATTCAACAAGGCATGCGACTCATGGTCCTGCAGTGTCCGGGGAACAGCGGCGAAGTAGTATTGCATCGGATAGGGCAGAGAGACTATATGGCTGGAAAGCCGAAATTGAAATTGAAGAGGGAATTGAAAGAACTGTCGAATTTTTCAAGCGATACATTAAGAACGGTGGTAACGCAAGATGAAAAGCCTTCCTGAAACTAAGATCGAGCGTCTTCAGAAGAAGTACGGACTGATAGGAATTTCAGAAGAAATCAAGGACGTTGTCAGAACCATAGAGCAGGTGGGACCGACAGATATATCTGTGCTGATAGAAGGAGAGTCAGGCACCGGGAAAGAATTAGCCGCGAGGGCATTACACGAGGAGAGTGGAAGATCTTCCAAACCGCTCGTTATCGTGAATGCAGGCGCCATTCCCGAAGGGCTGATTGAGAGTGAGCTCTTTGGTCACGAGAAAGGATCTTTTACAGGTGCTTATTCGGACCGGAAAGGATACTTTGAGGAAGCTGACGGCGGTACGATATTTCTCGATGAGATAGGTGAAATGCCGTTGAACACGCAGGTAAAATTATTGAGGGTTCTCGAACAAAAAGAGTTTCAGAGAGTCGGGAGCGCAAATACCCGGACTCTCAACGTTCGCATAATTGCGGCGACGAATAGAAATCTGAAGGAGCTGGTCAGTGCAAACGAATTTCGCAGAGACTTATATTATAGGCTCAAATCAATAAGCATCATCATGCCGACGCTTAGAAAGAGAGTTGCCGACATTGAGATTCTCTCCCAAATATTCGCAAACGAAAGAGCACAAAGCCTCAATATCACTTTCGGCGGTTTCACTGACGATGCGATTCAGATGCTTGAATCTCACAACTGGCCGGGGAATGTGCGCGAGCTGAAGAATCTTATGGAAAGTCTGATAGTTCTTGAAAAGGGGAAAGTAATCACCGGCAAGGTTCTTAAAAAACACCTGTACGATCAGGAAGAAACGATTTCAACCGGTTCGACAAATTTACCCGTTCATTTGGAGAAAGACAGCGCCACAGCGGAACGGGAGATGATAATCAGAACGTTATTTCTTTTAAGGAATGATATATCGGAAATGAAAGATATGCTCGCAAACCGTTTGATGCTTCAACCTCGCCGGGGAGGCTTGGAATCAGAAAAGACTAATTATTCGGACGCGTTTGAAGAATCTGCTGTTGTAGTGAGTAACAAAGAGGTTGGAAACGTATCGATGCAGGATATGGAGAAGGAACTGATTATATCCACTCTTGATAAATACAGAGGCAACAGGCGGATGTCTTCTGAATCTCTCGGCATAAGCGAACGCACATTATATAGGAAGATTAAAGAGTATGACATTTAATCAATATTCCAGAAATATTTTTATCTTGATGTCAGTCGTGTTTATCTCCTGCGGCCCATATTCGTTTTCCGGTTCCTCAGTACCGGGGCATATTAAATCTGTCGCTATACCGCTATTCGAAAACGAAACGGCAGAATTCGGAATAAAAGAAAAAGTAACCGATGCCCTTCTTGATAATTTTATCAAAGAAAATATCCTCCAGATTGCGGATAAAAAAAATGCAGATTCAATCATACAGGGGACAATAACAAGAGTATCGGACGCGCCCTATACTTTTGATGAGAACGAAGACGTGCAGGAATTCAGGGTAAGTATTTCAATAGATATCGTCTGGTACGATCAGATTAAAAATGTTGATCTCTTTGAGGGTGGAATTATTGGATGGGGTGTATATTCAGCTTCGTCTCCTGAGGAGCGTGCAGACGGCTTGGATCAAGCTGTGGAAAGATTGGTTACGGAGATAATAAACCAAACACTCTCCGGATGGTAAAAAAATTATCTAAAAGGAAATAAATGAACAGAGTTTACATAAATAACCTCTCAAGCCACGTTGATGAAGAAGTCACAATTAACGGTTGGCTGTACAATAAAAGATCAAGCGGAAAAATTGCATTTATAATAGTCAGAGACGGAACAGGCAGAGTACAAGGGGTTGTTTCCAAATCAGATGTGTCCGATGAGGTATTTGATAAGATAGGTTTGATCACACAAGAGTCATCGCTCTCAATTACAGGAACGGTCAAAGAAGAAAAAAGGTCCGAGGGGGGATATGAAATACAAGTCACGGCAATAAAGATACACCAGGTGGCTGATGAGTATCCTATATCCCCGAAGGAACACGGGACGGCTTTTTTGATGGATAACCGGCACTTGTGGCTGCGGTCGCGCAGGCAGCATGCGATTTTGAAAATACGGCATACGATTATCAAAGCGTGCCGCGATTTTTTT from Candidatus Neomarinimicrobiota bacterium carries:
- the uvrB gene encoding excinuclease ABC subunit UvrB, with product MMALFEIESNFNPSGDQPNAIKELTSALKSGNAHNTLLGVTGSGKTFSMAHVIKNLGLPTLVISHNKTLAAQLFGEFKSLFPKNAVEFFISYYDYYQPEAYLPVTDTFIEKDSSVNEEIDKLRLRTTSALMERKDVIVVSSVSCIYGIGSPKDFSDMCVILNKGEEIDRRKVLMSLVNIHYLRNDAVLERGNFRVRGDVIEVFPAYDDHPVRIELFGDEIENISTIDALTGEILNEKDRTVVYPAKHFVTPEEKMKAAIVEIEEELSLRLEELRAENKLVEEQRLEQRTRYDIEMIQELGYCSGIENYSRIIAGRKPGAPPETLLDYFPDDFLVMVDESHVTLPQVRGMFNGDRARKEVLVDYGFRLPSALDNRPLKFDEFMSKIKRFVYVSATPGEYELEKSAGVIIEQLVRPTGLLDPEIEVLPTKGQIDHLVASIRERVESGERVLVITLTKRMSEDLTDYLTEIKINVRYLHSEIGALERVKILRDLRLNKFDVLVGINLLREGLDLPEVSLVAILDADKEGFLRSEVSLMQTAGRAARNVSGKVLFYADRITNSMQKVIDETNRRRKKQAEFNKKHGIIPKTIVKSDEQVMRTTAVADSYSGISKERRLSSISEKYSDQLDKLDFLDILRKEMTSAAEKLDFEIAAELRDEIKKIEDEIGAAA
- the purD gene encoding phosphoribosylamine--glycine ligase; the protein is MKILVIGSGGREHALVWKIAQDDRVEKIYCAPGNPGMKDVELLDIKTTDIESLITAVKTEHIDFTVVGPEQPLVDGIVDSFESEGLKIFGPSAEASQLEGSKYFAKRFMERYSIPTSNYAYFDNAEEALQYINQETIPCVVKASGLAAGKGAVICNKIEEAKDCIDSMMIRKDFGKSGDMVLIEELMIGEEASILAISDGENYVILPSSQDHKRVYDNDEGPNTGGMGAYSPAPVISEEMLSEIESKIIEPTIRGMAQDGTPFKGLLYAGIMVTSDGPKVVEFNVRFGDPEAQVVIPLLGNEFLDLLMDSASGEISPPYSSVDRSKHASCVVLASEGYPAEYEVGHKISGLDDDLNNDVVIFHAGTILDKEEYYTNGGRVLTISGIGSTLKGSLDVVYATVDRVSFQGVHYRTDIGQRGLKYQEAVAE
- the rimO gene encoding 30S ribosomal protein S12 methylthiotransferase RimO — translated: MTKNVKIVTLGCPKNEVDSEVMGNGIQRAGFNIVENAEEADVIIINTCGFIEEARENSIEAILDAADIKKNGHASELLVAGCMSQRYESELRKELPEVDAFFGVEDFRNILTHLGGTEAAHFARPGRRLLNETKYYAYLKIAEGCDNECSFCAIPSMRGLQKSRSVESLVEETEKLLSKGVKEIILISQDLTTYGWDLKSNGDGNVRIHDLVREISGVKGVGWVRLMYVHPAHLTKELRNVIKEEEKVCNYIDMPIQHIADRILKSMKRGSDGNTIKRLIEDLRNRDDEVALRTSLIVGYPGETDEEFQQLYDFVSETEFDRLGVFTYSHEENTTAGFMQDDVPKAVKIERMDGIMLLQQEISQRKNRMMLNGTFNVLIDEYKNKSGVSIGRTFKDAPEIDNIVVVDEKIDPGRFVDVQITSTDVYEVRGVLA
- a CDS encoding NAD-dependent epimerase/dehydratase family protein: MNILVTGGAGFIGSHIVDKYVELGHNVEVIDDMSKGKEVNKRDDVVYHEMDIRSKEVSRIFDKGNFDVINHHAAQMDIRKSVDNPAEDADINIIGSLNLINNCVRKGVKQIIFASTGGAIYGEQSEYPAPEDHDTNPVSPYGVSKLSLEKYLHYFNVEYGLNFNVLRYSNVYGPRQNPDGEAGVIAIFALKLLKNEDVVINGDGKQTRDYTYIDDIVRLNAKVLGADDNSIVNAGRGVEIDVNELYEILSKKTDSTRHATHGPAVSGEQRRSSIASDRAERLYGWKAEIEIEEGIERTVEFFKRYIKNGGNAR
- a CDS encoding LptE family protein, whose product is MSVVFISCGPYSFSGSSVPGHIKSVAIPLFENETAEFGIKEKVTDALLDNFIKENILQIADKKNADSIIQGTITRVSDAPYTFDENEDVQEFRVSISIDIVWYDQIKNVDLFEGGIIGWGVYSASSPEERADGLDQAVERLVTEIINQTLSGW
- a CDS encoding sigma-54-dependent Fis family transcriptional regulator, whose product is MKSLPETKIERLQKKYGLIGISEEIKDVVRTIEQVGPTDISVLIEGESGTGKELAARALHEESGRSSKPLVIVNAGAIPEGLIESELFGHEKGSFTGAYSDRKGYFEEADGGTIFLDEIGEMPLNTQVKLLRVLEQKEFQRVGSANTRTLNVRIIAATNRNLKELVSANEFRRDLYYRLKSISIIMPTLRKRVADIEILSQIFANERAQSLNITFGGFTDDAIQMLESHNWPGNVRELKNLMESLIVLEKGKVITGKVLKKHLYDQEETISTGSTNLPVHLEKDSATAEREMIIRTLFLLRNDISEMKDMLANRLMLQPRRGGLESEKTNYSDAFEESAVVVSNKEVGNVSMQDMEKELIISTLDKYRGNRRMSSESLGISERTLYRKIKEYDI